The following proteins are encoded in a genomic region of Magnolia sinica isolate HGM2019 chromosome 1, MsV1, whole genome shotgun sequence:
- the LOC131230526 gene encoding caffeoylshikimate esterase, which yields MELPIARVASAVSIITNSPDSRIPGVVNRVNPTQPPFRHRILPLQEKHNRPRLLQAVNKREISFNTNTKMETNEDGEVHFWGNISEEEYYKSQGIHASKSFYTSPRGLSLFTRSWEPLSSPPRGIICMVHGYGNDISWTFQSTPIFLAQMGFASFALDLQGHGLSQGLKAFVPNVGLVIDDCLSFFNSIKQKPEFNGLPCFLYGESMGGAICLLIHFKDFHAWNGAVLVAPMCKISDNVRPRWPVPEILSFVAKFFPTLPIVPTADLLDKSVKVPEKKILGGRNPRRYGGKPRLGTVFELLRITDYLHSKLSDVSLPFIVLHGSADVVTDPDVSRTLYEAAKSEDKSIKIYEGMMHSLLFGETDENVAIVRNDILSWLNQRCQNAM from the coding sequence ATGGAGTTGCCAATTGCGCGAGTAGCTTCAGCCGTTTCAATCATCACCAACTCGCCCGATTCACGAATACCAGGTGTAGTCAACCGAGTCAACCCGACTCAGCCGCCGTTCCGACACAGAATCCTCCCTCTGCAAGAAAAGCACAATCGACCAAGACTGTTGCAGGCAGTAAACAAAAGAGAAATCTCCTTCAATACAAACACAAAGATGGAAACCAACGAAGATGGAGAAGTCCATTTCTGGGGAAACATATCTGAAGAGGAGTACTACAAATCCCAAGGCATTCATGCTTCCAAATCCTTCTACACCTCCCCAAGAGGTTTGTCCCTCTTCACTAGATCATGGGAACCCCTCTCCTCCCCTCCACGTGGCATCATCTGCATGGTCCATGGCTATGGCAACGACATCAGCTGGACCTTCCAGTCAACCCCCATCTTCCTTGCCCAAATGGGCTTTGCTTCCTTTGCTCTTGATCTTCAAGGCCATGGACTTTCCCAAGGTCTCAAGGCCTTCGTCCCCAACGTCGGCCTCGTTATCGACGActgcctctccttcttcaattctaTCAAGCAGAAGCCTGAGTTCAATGGCCTGCCTTGCTTTCTCTATGGAGAATCCATGGGTGGGGCCATCTGCCTTTTGATCCATTTCAAGGACTTCCATGCGTGGAATGGTGCCGTCCTAGTCGCACCCATGTGTAAAATCTCCGATAACGTAAGACCCAGATGGCCCGTCCCGGAAATCCTCTCCTTCGTCGCGAAATTCTTCCCCACCTTGCCAATTGTCCCAACCGCCGATCTTTTGGATAAATCTGTCAAGGTCCCGGAGAAGAAGATTCTCGGTGGGAGGAATCCACGGAGATATGGGGGAAAACCAAGGTTGGGTACCGTATTTGAGCTCTTGCGAATCACAGATTATTTGCATAGTAAGCTCTCGGATGTGAGTCTTCCATTCATTGTATTGCATGGAAGCGCTGATGTTGTTACCGATCCGGATGTGAGTCGGACTCTTTATGAAGCAGCTAAGAGCGAGGATAAGAGCATAAAAATTTATGAGGGGATGATGCATTCACTGTTGTTTGGGGAGACAGATGAGAATGTGGCCATAGTTCGGAATGATATTTTGTCATGGTTGAATCAAAGGTGTCAAAATGCAATGTAG